The proteins below are encoded in one region of Festucalex cinctus isolate MCC-2025b chromosome 2, RoL_Fcin_1.0, whole genome shotgun sequence:
- the tas1r1 gene encoding taste receptor type 1 member 1: MYVTLLCLFSCCLVLQVADGELDYISQGEGLHLQGDFSIAGLFPLHDTNGLSAGLPALGPCNEGRHNKHGFHMMQAMRFAVEEINNKTGAHYLLPGVSLGYQLYDICSVPASVLATLDILADQYHGPAANADPVLSNITVAVIGPDSSSKTFTPAALLGAYLMPQISYEASNKKLSNKALYPSFFRTIPSDKNQVEAIIQLLVHFNWTWIALLGSDNDYGLDGMQSLFQLAPDHGICVAYQGIIPAYSSETADVMRSMVEGILRAKVNTIVLFSSKSKLSGFFPFVIEANVTGKVWIGTEDWSAATRISGISGIHTVGTVLGVFVKNADISGFRMFERSVMEASLRRGDGQAGSGVTGSVCLQSTDIFSLARNNFTLEKYDITSSFNVYKAVYAVAHALHRALQCDSRKCQKRRVHPWQLLPILKDTRFSLENTSVYFDENGDPPTGYDIVTWIWRGTEWSLRVVGSFRPHPLQLTLDEDAIEWQSRGSTSRSVPLSICSPPCPKGHKKLMRGQHVCCFDCQACPAATFLNKSESTQCHPCPHEQWALASSEQCQFRRVLLLAWDAPLAVALLFFLACCLLLTSSSAAILVLHLRTPVAKSAGGRTCLLMLAGLTAAALSSLCHFGRPSRVSCVLKQPLFTVSFSVCLACITVRSLQVVCIFKLASKLPRAYDKWAKKQGPEVTIFIVSAIALLISVARVALEPPEPSQDVDFYKDGIVLECSNTLSFGAGVELAYMSLLSVVCFSFSYMGKDLPANYNEAKCITFSLMVYLVSWISFFTVYLVSRGPFTMAAHVFAILFSVLAILGGYFLPKMYIIVLRPQMNTTAHFQNCIQMYTMSKQ; this comes from the exons ATGTACGTGACACTTCTATGTCTCTTCTCATGTTGCCTGGTGCTGCAGGTGGCTGATGGAGAACTGGACTACATCTCCCAGGGAGAAGGACTACATCTCCAGGGAGACTTCTCCATTGCCGGACTCTTTCCTCTCCATGACACAAACGGCCTAAGTGCTGGTTTGCCCGCTCTGGGTCCATGTAATGA agGCCGCCATAACAAGCATGGCTTCCACATGATGCAAGCCATGCGATTTGCCGTAGAAGAAATCAACAACAAGACCGGCGCACACTATCTCCTACCAGGAGTCTCACTGGGCTACCAGCTCTACGACATTTGCTCCGTTCCAGCCAGTGTGCTGGCCACCCTGGACATACTGGCCGATCAGTACCATGGCCCTGCTGCCAACGCAGATCCAGTTCTTTCCAACATAACCGTGGCTGTCATCGGGCCCGACAGCAGCAGCAAAACCTTTACTCCTGCTGCTCTACTGGGGGCCTACCTCATGCCACAG ATCTCTTACGAAGCGTCAAACAAAAAGTTGAGCAACAAGGCCCTCTACCCATCCTTTTTCCGCACAATTCCTAGCGACAAGAATCAGGTGGAGGCTATAATCCAGCTGCTGGTTCATTTCAACTGGACCTGGATCGCTCTGTTGGGCAGTGACAACGATTATGGCCTGGATGGCATGCAGAGCCTGTTTCAGCTGGCCCCTGACCACGGCATCTGCGTGGCCTACCAGGGAATCATCCCGGCCTACAGCAGCGAGACAGCTGACGTGATGAGGAGCATGGTGGAGGGCATACTGAGGGCAAAGGTCAACACCATTGTCCTCTTCTCCAGTAAATCCAAACTCAGCGGCTTTTTCCCGTTCGTTATCGAGGCCAACGTGACAGGTAAGGTGTGGATTGGCACGGAGGACTGGTCAGCTGCCACGCGCATTTCCGGGATTTCCGGGATCCACACTGTCGGAACAGTACTCGGCGTGTTCGTCAAGAACGCGGACATAAGTGGCTTTAGGATGTTTGAGAGGAGCGTCATGGAGGCTTCGCTGAGACGCGGTGACGGTCAGGCAGGCTCAGGGGTCACCGGCAGTGTTTGTCTGCAGAGCACCGACATATTCAGCCTGGCCAGGAACAATTTTACTTTAGAGAAGTATGACATCACCTCCTCCTTCAACGTATACAAGGCGGTGTATGCAGTTGCCCATGCTCTGCACCGAGCTCTTCAATGTGACTCCAGAAAATGCCAAAAAAGGAGGGTGCATCCTTGGCAG CTCCTGCCCATACTCAAAGACACGAGATTCTCTCTGGAAAACACCTCTGTGTACTTTGATGAAAACGGAGATCCTCCCACTGGATATGATATAGTGACGTGGATTTGGAGGGGAACGGAGTGGTCCCTTCGAGTGGTGGGCTCCTTCAGGCCACATCCCCTTCAGCTTACACTTGATGAAGACGCCATCGAGTGGCAGAGCCGTGGGTCGACGTCCAGATCA GTGCCCTTGTCCATCTGTTCTCCACCTTGCCCGAAAGGCCACAAGAAGTTGATGAGAGGGCAACATGTCTGCTGCTTTGACTGCCAGGCCTGTCCTGCTGCCACCTTCCTCAACAAAAGTG AATCCACTCAGTGTCATCCCTGCCCACACGAGCAGTGGGCTCTTGCTAGCAGCGAGCAGTGTCAGTTCCGGAGGGTTCTGCTTCTGGCCTGGGACGCCCCCCTCGCCGTGGCGCTGCTCTTCTTCCTGGCCTGCTGCCTTCTTCTGACCTCCAGCTCAGCAGCCATCCTCGTGCTCCACCTCCGCACCCCCGTGGCCAAGTCGGCCGGGGGACGCACCTGTCTGCTGATGCTGGCCGGCCTGACCGCCGCCGCCTTGAGCTCTCTGTGCCATTTCGGCCGCCCGTCCCGCGTGTCCTGCGTCCTCAAGCAGCCGCTGTTCACCGTCAGCTTCAGCGTGTGCCTGGCCTGCATCACCGTGCGCTCCCTGCAGGTGGTCTGCATTTTCAAGCTGGCCTCCAAATTGCCTCGGGCCTATGACAAGTGGGCCAAAAAACAAGGGCCCGAGGTGACTATTTTCATCGTATCCGCCATCGCTTTGCTCATCTCCGTGGCCCGTGTGGCCCTCGAACCTCCCGAACCCTCCCAGGATGTGGACTTCTACAAGGACGGGATTGTCCTGGAGTGCAGCAACACCTTGTCATTCGGCGCAGGCGTAGAGCTGGCGTACATGTCGCTCCTCAGCGTGGTCTGCTTCTCCTTCAGCTACATGGGCAAAGACCTGCCGGCCAACTACAACGAGGCCAAGTGCATCACCTTCAGCCTCATGGTCTACCTCGTCTCCTGGATCAGCTTCTTCACCGTCTACCTCGTCAGCAGAGGCCCCTTCACCATGGCCGCGCACGTCTTTGCCATACTCTTCAGCGTTCTGGCCATCCTGGGGGGCTACTTCCTGCCCAAAATGTACATCATCGTACTGAGGCCGCAAATGAACACAACCGCTCATTTCCAGAACTGCATTCAGATGTACACCATGAGCAAACAGTGA
- the her12 gene encoding hairy-related 12, producing MAPCSSNFTFMQHGGISERDNVKLRKPVVEKMRRDRINSCIEQLKLILEKEFHKQEPNSKLEKADILEMTVSFLRQQLQPAAGASSGEYSRGYSHCWRDSLHFLSAGPSDSRASLRAEMVRRDCGSSPVCSPSRGTRLQESNGSAVWRPW from the exons ATGGCACCTTGCTCCTCCAACTTCACCTTCATGCAGCACGGCGGCATCTCAGAGAGGGACAACGTCAAA TTGAGAAAACCCGTCGTGGAGAAAATGCGTCGGGATCGCATCAACAGCTGCATCGAGCAGCTCAAGCTCATCCTGGAGAAAGAGTTCCACAAACAAGAGCCCAACTCCAAGCTGGAGAAGGCCGACATCCTGGAGATGACCGTCAGCTTCCTGAGGCAGCAGCTGCAGCCCGCCGCCGGTGCGAGTAGCGGCGAGTACAGCCGGGGTTACTCTCACTGCTGGAGGGACTCGCTGCACTTCCTCTCGGCGGGCCCCAGCGACTCGAGGGCCTCGCTGCGTGCTGAGATGGTCCGGAGGGACTGCGGCTCCTCTCCGGTGTGCTCGCCCAGCAGAGGAACCAGGCTGCAGGAGAGCAACGGCAGCGCAGTGTGGAGGCCTTGGTAG
- the LOC144014534 gene encoding transcription factor HES-5-like: MNNSRDDPMHGFKRHREEAQRKAARTRRRSRPATMAPAVCGPSHFSKETSAHKLRKPLVEKLRRDRINTSIEQLKSLLGPEFLRQQPDSKQEKADILEMAVCYLRSWQQQQQQQRRPLTSSSCSSSSNGYAHCVHRAVSFLSHCKVQSPAQRRLLGHFREASGGSNGGPQSTLSAPSSPLRSRKGAGPVSPALWRPW; this comes from the exons GGAGGAGGCACAGAGGAAGGCAGCTCGCACTCGGAGAAGGAGCAGACCTGCAACCATGGCTCCCGCCGTTTGTGGACCGAGTCACTTCTCCAAGGAGACTTCAGCTCACAAG CTGAGGAAACCCTTGGTGGAGAAGCTGCGGCGAGACCGCATCAACACCAGCATCGAGCAGCTCAAGTCCCTGCTGGGCCCCGAGTTCCTCCGACAGCAGCCCGACTCCAAGCAGGAGAAGGCCGACATCCTGGAGATGGCCGTGTGCTACCTGAGGAGctggcaacagcagcagcagcagcagcggcggcccctcacctcctcctcctgttcATCCTCCTCCAACGGCTACGCACACTGCGTCCACCGGGCCGTCAGCTTCCTGTCCCACTGCAAGGTCCAGAGCCCGGCCCAGAGGCGGCTACTCGGACACTTCCGGGAAGCGTCCGGCGGGAGCAACGGGGGCCCTCAAAGCACCCTGTCAGCACCGTCCTCACCGCTCAGGTCCAGGAAGGGGGCCGGCCCGGTCAGCCCGGCACTGTGGAGGCCCTGGTAG